The archaeon genome includes the window CCATGATGAGGAACAGGAGCCCGGTGAAGATGCTGGCCAGCCTGCTCCCGAAGACGATGAAGCCAGTCCTCCTGAGCGAGACTCGAGAGACCAAGGAGACCCTCCTGCTCTTCGCGCCTCAATGGCGGATTATAACAATGTGAGCGGTTCGGCGTCAGGCGGAGGTCCGGTTGACCAGAGCGAGGAGTTCGGAGTGGAGTGTCCCGTTGCCCGATGCGACCAACCCGAACCTGGCCTTCAGGTCGAGCGGCGGGTCTAGCTCGGCTCCGTCTTCATCGGTCACCCTGCCACCGGCCTCTCTCACGATCAGGTACGCGGCGGCGACGTCTGTGACCCGCATCGTCCTCCTAAGGTCGACGAAAGCGTCCAGGGTCCCGTCTGCCACCATCGAGGCCTCCAGGGCGTTCGCGCCGAAGTGCACCTGCCTCCTGACATGCGGGATCAGCGCGGTTGACCTCGAGAGGAGTGCGCCTTTCGACCTGGAGAGGTCTAAGCCCACTATCGCGTCTTCTAGTTTCTCCTCTTTGGATGGCCGGACCCGCCTTCCGTCTCTCATCGCCCCTCCGCCCCGTTTCGCGTAGTACGTCCGGCCGCTCTGAAGGTCGGTGACGATTCCGAACTCGACGTCGGAGAGTCTTGGGCCTCTCGCTACGGCGATCGAAGCACAGTAGAAAGGGATCCCCTGCGAGTAGTTGCTTGAGCCGTCGAGCGGGTCTACGACCGCGACCCAAGTGGACTCCCGAGGCCCGACCTCCCCTGCCTCCTCGCTCAGCACTCTGACGCCCGGGAGCCTGAGGGTCTTGATGATGGCGTCCTCCGCGGCCCGGTCCGCGACGAGGGTCGTGTCGCCGGAGGCCCCTTTTCCGAGTCGCCTTGACCTCTGCGACTGGTGTATCTTAGAGACAGCGGCCCTGGCCCGCCCGACGGCGAGCGAGAGCGTCGTGTCCCAGTCGACCCGGTCTGACTTCAACTCAGGCCCAGTCCCTTTCTCTTCAGCAGGCTCACAAGGGCAGTCAGGGTGATCGGGTGGTCCCTGTCCGTCAGGAGGCGCTCGACGTTCGTCTGGGCCAGGTCTTCGTGGAGCCCGGTGAGCACATCATAGTAGCTTCTGCGGAAGTAGCTGTTCTGGTTGCGCTCGCGGGCGTCCTTCTCTGCCTGCCTTCGGCCGATCGTCTCCGGACGGGCCTCGAGGAGGACGTAGAGGTCTGGGACCATCGCCGGCTCGGAGAGAACGCTCTTGCACATCGCAAGCATTCCCGGGTAGGCCCTGCTCTTGCCAAGGTCGTAGCGGATGCGGGCGTAGGCCAGGTCGGAGAGGAGGTAGCCCTCTGAGACGATCATCGACCCCGTCCTCAGGCGAGAGATCGCCGAGCAGTAGGACATCGTCGAACCGAATAGCGTCAGGTCGGAGTACGTGTCGGCCCCTTCGCCGACTGGGACGCTCGCGGGGACCGCGTGCGCAGACTCCGGGAGCCTTACCCAGCCCTTGGTCTCCAGGCCCCTCGCCAGGGTAGTCTTGCCGCTCCCCGAGAATCCCTCCAGGACTACGAAAGTCATCTTGTGGCGGCGCTGCCAGCACTCCGGATTTAACCTAACCCGGTGGCAGACCTAGGGGAGGCCGAAGAAGACGTCCGGCGCGAACACGAGCAGATAGACCAGGAACGCGGCGTATCCGACCCCCAAGTACGCCACTGTCGGCACCCCATAGCTCACTTCGACGCTCGCGCCTGGGTCCTTTGCTGCTTCCACCTCGTCCCTCGCCACGTTGACGTCGCCGCTGACCTCCTTCCTGATTCCGCCGGACAGTATCGCCTTTGGAATCCACTTTTGTTCCCGGAGGAACCTGTCCATCGGGACGGTGAGCCCCTTCTTCGTGTCCCCGGTCGCGAACACGTACCCGATGTGCCCCAACGCGACCACGGCCGCGGCGAGGACCGCGGGTATCGGCGAGAGGGGGTAGGGGTCGGCGGCGATGATGGCCATCGCTATGGCGTCTGCCTGGCCTATGAACCCGAAGAGGGCGAAGGCGAGCGCAATCCCGCCGAGCAGTCCGACCTTCAGGAGCTCGAGCTCGAGGCCAGGAAGGAACCTCTGAGTCACGAAGGCGTAGAAGACGAGCGCGATGCCCGCGACCGAAGGAAGCCACACCAGGTCGTTGACCGACCTCTGCCTCACGTCCTGGACGGCCGCTGTCGCGAACGAGACGAGGATGAGGGCCTGGGAGTACAACGGCCCGACGGCTGGGGAGGGCGATTTAAGGAGCGCAGGAGACGTCCGTTCAGGGCTCGACCTTGAGCTTCTGGGAGGAGAAGATCTCAGCGACCCTCTCGAGCGTGTCGACCTGGTCCGGGGCCTTGTCAGTCCGGATCCTCTTGATCCTGGGGAACCTGAGAGCGTACCCGCTGTCGTGCCTGCTGCTCTTCTGGACGCTGTCGAAGGCGACCTCCAAGACCACCTCAGGCTTCACCGTCCTCCTGTAGCCGAAGTCCTTGGTGGTGATCGACTTTAGCTTCGCGGTCATCTGGTCGATCTCTTCGTCAGAGAGCCCGCTGTAGGCCTTGCCGACTGTCTTGAGGCCTCCTTCGCTGCGGACGGCGAATGTGTAGTCAGAGATGACCCCGACCCTCTTGCCGTGCCCGTATTCCGCCGCCACGACTACGACATCAAGGGTGTCGAGCTCCTCCTTGAGCTTGACCCAGCCTGAGCCTCTCTTCCCCATGGTGTACACGCTCTCGGGGTCCTTGACCACGAGCCCCTCGTATCCTAGGTCGCGGCTCTCGCGGAACGCGCTCTGTATCTCTTGTCCGGTCTTGACCAGCCTCGACTCGGCCAGCTTCACCCGAGTCCCGGCCACGACTTGCGCCAGTTCCTTCTTCCTCTTCGCGAGCGGGAGGGCGGTCAGTTCCTTCCTTTTCCGATAGAGGATGTCGAAGGCGAACAGCACGACAGGCGCGTTCTGTGCCGCCTCTTCGAAGCCCTCCATCCTGCGCAGCCTCCTCTGGAGGAGCTGGAAGGGCAGGGGCTTCCCGTCGGAGAAGGGGACGAGCTCGCCGTCAAGGATGAACGTCTCGTCCACTCCTTCGAGCGCCTTCACGACTTCTGGGAAGCTCGAAGTAATGTCTTCGAGGCGGCGGGAGTAGAGGCGCGTCTCCGTTCCTCTCTTGTGGACTTGGGCTCTCACCCCGTCGTACTTGTATTCGGCGACCACCTCCTTCCCGAAGTGCTGGGCGACCTCGTCTGCCGAGGGCACCGGCTCCGCCAGCATGAAATTGACCGGCCGGAAGGGCTCCATCTCCACGGCGTCAGCCGTCCCCTGGGCCCCTGCCTTGGCCAAGAGGCCCACGTCCCCCAGCAGCATGTGCGCCCTGGCAATCGTCTCTTTGGGAATCGAGTAGGCGACGGAGACCGCCTCCTCCAAGAGGCCCGAGACCATCCCGGTCCGCATCTCGGCCGTGAGCGCCTTCACAAGATACTTCGCTTCGAGGGGGCTCGCCCTGAGCAGGAGAGACTTCACGACCCCCTTCCTTCTAGCAGTGGCCCCGTGCCCCTTGGAGGACCTGAGGTCTTTCGACGCCTGGTCTATATCAGAGAGCCGCAAGGGCTCAGAGAACAGGGTCTGCTCTTTTTTCTTCGAAAGTAGCTTCTCGGCGACCTCCCCAAGGTCACCGTGCTCAAGGTAGACGTCAGACACATCGATTGAGGAGGCGCCCGTGACGTCCTTCAGGACGTCGAGCAGCGTAGAGTATCCGACCTGGGCTTCGTCCTTCCCGCCGCGCTCACCCGTCCTCCCGACAGCGAGCCTGGCTGCGACCTGCGCGTCCTCCGGGGACAGGTCCTTGAGGTAGTCTGACAGGAACGCGACCTTCTGCTTCTTGCTTGAGGTTGACCGCACCCTGTCAAGGGCCTCGGCGAGAGCTAGGAAGGAGCCGCTCTCTTTCATTGCCCGACCTGCGCGGCCATTACGAGGGCTGCCTCCCCGTCCCTGTAATAGGCCTCGAGGCGCCCCGTCGTCTTGTACCCGAGCTTCTCATAGAGCGATATGGCCTGCGTGTTGGAGACGCGGACTTCGAGGTAGCTCTCGGTCACCGCCTTCTTTCCCATCTCGCCCTCTGACGAGATGACAAGGTTGCCCCCAATCCCCTTGCCTCGGTGCTCTTCGCGGACAGCCACGGAGACGATGTGCCCTTTCCTTGCGAGGCCTAGCCTCCTGACGTGAGAGAAGCCGTACTCGATTCTGCACATGATGTACCCGACAACCTCCCCAGAGAGTTCTGCGACCAGGAAGGTCTCGGGGAACTCAGCGAGGATCTCGAAGTAGAAGTGGTCCGAGTAGTGTTCGGGCAGGGTCTTGGAGTTGATGTCTATCACTTGCTCGATGTCGTCGCTCGTGCACTGCCTGATCTGGTAGTCTCCGACCCTGGCCACGACCTCCTTCTGCAAGGTGCCCGCTTCCCGCTCTGCGGTCGGTTAAGTTTTGCTGGCGCGCGGCAGACCTTATTATCGAGGCGCCCGGCGGCGGGCGAGTTGCCTGAAGCTGCGACCGACGTAGACCGGCTGGTCGCCTCCAGCTTCAAGGTCCTTGATTCGTATCAGCTCGAGGGAGGGGAGTCCGAGTACAGGGTCGAGTACGAGGCACGGACCAAGCAGAGCTTCGCCTCACTGCGGCGGACCCTGGCCGGGAAAGGGCTGACGCCCTGGCTGACCGGTTCTGAGTCGGAGTGCGTCTTGCAGTTGAAGAAGTCGCAGGCAGTCGAGCAGAAGGGCTCGAGGCTCCCTGTCATCCTTGCCCTTCTAACATTGAGTTCG containing:
- a CDS encoding ATP-dependent DNA ligase — protein: MKESGSFLALAEALDRVRSTSSKKQKVAFLSDYLKDLSPEDAQVAARLAVGRTGERGGKDEAQVGYSTLLDVLKDVTGASSIDVSDVYLEHGDLGEVAEKLLSKKKEQTLFSEPLRLSDIDQASKDLRSSKGHGATARRKGVVKSLLLRASPLEAKYLVKALTAEMRTGMVSGLLEEAVSVAYSIPKETIARAHMLLGDVGLLAKAGAQGTADAVEMEPFRPVNFMLAEPVPSADEVAQHFGKEVVAEYKYDGVRAQVHKRGTETRLYSRRLEDITSSFPEVVKALEGVDETFILDGELVPFSDGKPLPFQLLQRRLRRMEGFEEAAQNAPVVLFAFDILYRKRKELTALPLAKRKKELAQVVAGTRVKLAESRLVKTGQEIQSAFRESRDLGYEGLVVKDPESVYTMGKRGSGWVKLKEELDTLDVVVVAAEYGHGKRVGVISDYTFAVRSEGGLKTVGKAYSGLSDEEIDQMTAKLKSITTKDFGYRRTVKPEVVLEVAFDSVQKSSRHDSGYALRFPRIKRIRTDKAPDQVDTLERVAEIFSSQKLKVEP
- a CDS encoding GNAT family N-acetyltransferase; the encoded protein is MQKEVVARVGDYQIRQCTSDDIEQVIDINSKTLPEHYSDHFYFEILAEFPETFLVAELSGEVVGYIMCRIEYGFSHVRRLGLARKGHIVSVAVREEHRGKGIGGNLVISSEGEMGKKAVTESYLEVRVSNTQAISLYEKLGYKTTGRLEAYYRDGEAALVMAAQVGQ
- a CDS encoding D-fructose 1,6-bisphosphatase — translated: MKSDRVDWDTTLSLAVGRARAAVSKIHQSQRSRRLGKGASGDTTLVADRAAEDAIIKTLRLPGVRVLSEEAGEVGPRESTWVAVVDPLDGSSNYSQGIPFYCASIAVARGPRLSDVEFGIVTDLQSGRTYYAKRGGGAMRDGRRVRPSKEEKLEDAIVGLDLSRSKGALLSRSTALIPHVRRQVHFGANALEASMVADGTLDAFVDLRRTMRVTDVAAAYLIVREAGGRVTDEDGAELDPPLDLKARFGLVASGNGTLHSELLALVNRTSA
- a CDS encoding deoxynucleoside kinase; translated protein: MTFVVLEGFSGSGKTTLARGLETKGWVRLPESAHAVPASVPVGEGADTYSDLTLFGSTMSYCSAISRLRTGSMIVSEGYLLSDLAYARIRYDLGKSRAYPGMLAMCKSVLSEPAMVPDLYVLLEARPETIGRRQAEKDARERNQNSYFRRSYYDVLTGLHEDLAQTNVERLLTDRDHPITLTALVSLLKRKGLGLS